In the genome of Massilibacillus massiliensis, one region contains:
- a CDS encoding TonB-dependent siderophore receptor, whose protein sequence is MKKRTLSPTKKRLLYALIGSSFFWQSPVYAADETAQPPSEQEVQETAAVDDASQHEFTLEGMEITALKEKKAKEDKADTGYVAKRSSVSTKTDTPLNETAQSISVVTREQMEARAVQTLDEAVAYTPGITPTTSGKDARGYSYISIRGLSDGTYSTFTDGLRNASGIFITTNTDPYAFDRIEILRGPASILYGANSPGGLINQVTKLPPEQELHELQMQVGNNANKSLALDFGGPATDDGKLFFRLTTRTQDQDLERDHSSANSIFVAPALTWKPNDDTKFTVLSTYQKNKVKGVTVSREIFSPTNPLYGLPSTSYFGEPDYDHYEREQKQIGYIFEHKFDDVWSVTQTARHTDINLEYRYVEKGMLSSDGRTLTRGAYDMPEFLRSNSIDTHFQAKWTTGSWSHTSLVGFDYLQTNYNSRILTGDAPNLDIRKFNYGQVVPAPTNLYSATVAHIRQRGLYLQDQAKLGERWVFLMGGRRDWYEDDSSGIKQTANTSRAGIVYHATNELSPYISYAESFEGQSEKDRYNKPFDPTTGTQYEVGVQYEPVGSNARFTAAVFDLRRQNMLTPDPLNEVISGPKYKVQTGEVASKGLELEAQLTPVKGLNVIAAYTYLDNKTTKSNTVGEIGKRTVGVPKHVASLWTDYTIQEGKMKGLGFGAGLRYIGSRYNSANDFKHSGVVVTDAMIRYDLDEWRLALNVRNVFDKFYDVGTGFAGEGRTVLLTATHKW, encoded by the coding sequence ATGAAAAAAAGAACACTAAGTCCAACAAAAAAAAGATTGCTGTACGCTTTAATCGGCAGCAGTTTTTTTTGGCAATCCCCAGTCTACGCTGCTGACGAAACTGCGCAGCCACCGTCCGAACAGGAAGTTCAGGAAACAGCGGCAGTCGATGATGCATCGCAGCATGAATTCACTTTGGAAGGCATGGAAATCACAGCCCTAAAAGAAAAAAAAGCAAAAGAAGATAAAGCTGATACCGGCTATGTTGCCAAACGCAGCTCTGTCTCTACCAAGACCGACACACCACTCAACGAAACGGCGCAGTCTATCAGCGTAGTTACCCGTGAGCAGATGGAAGCACGCGCCGTGCAAACCCTCGATGAGGCCGTTGCCTATACACCGGGTATCACCCCTACTACTTCTGGAAAAGACGCACGTGGTTACAGCTATATAAGCATTCGCGGACTTAGCGACGGCACCTATTCAACCTTTACTGATGGTCTGAGAAACGCATCCGGAATTTTTATCACAACCAATACTGACCCTTATGCGTTTGACCGTATTGAAATTCTACGGGGACCTGCTTCCATTCTTTATGGCGCCAACAGTCCCGGGGGGCTCATCAATCAAGTGACCAAGCTGCCACCTGAACAGGAACTGCACGAACTTCAAATGCAAGTCGGCAATAACGCAAATAAAAGCCTCGCCCTTGATTTTGGCGGACCGGCAACTGATGACGGCAAACTGTTCTTTCGTCTGACAACGCGAACGCAGGATCAGGATTTAGAACGCGATCACAGCAGCGCCAATAGCATCTTTGTTGCGCCGGCACTCACTTGGAAACCAAATGATGACACAAAATTCACCGTCTTATCTACCTATCAAAAAAATAAAGTTAAAGGTGTTACAGTTTCACGAGAAATTTTTTCACCAACAAATCCTCTATACGGATTACCAAGTACATCATATTTCGGCGAACCGGACTACGATCATTACGAACGAGAGCAAAAACAGATCGGCTATATTTTTGAACATAAATTTGACGATGTATGGTCGGTAACGCAGACCGCTCGTCACACCGATATTAACCTAGAGTATAGATACGTAGAAAAAGGCATGCTTAGTAGCGACGGACGAACGCTAACGCGCGGCGCATATGACATGCCGGAATTTCTACGTTCTAATAGCATCGATACGCATTTTCAGGCCAAATGGACAACCGGGTCGTGGTCGCATACGAGTTTAGTAGGGTTTGATTATCTGCAGACTAACTATAATTCCCGCATATTAACTGGCGATGCGCCCAACCTTGATATAAGAAAATTTAACTATGGTCAAGTGGTACCCGCACCGACTAATCTTTATTCTGCTACTGTAGCTCATATCCGCCAGCGTGGTTTATATCTACAGGATCAGGCAAAATTAGGAGAACGTTGGGTGTTTTTAATGGGCGGTCGACGCGATTGGTATGAAGATGATTCAAGCGGTATTAAACAGACAGCCAATACCAGTCGAGCCGGCATCGTGTATCACGCGACCAACGAACTATCCCCTTATATCAGCTATGCAGAATCCTTCGAAGGACAATCTGAAAAGGATCGTTACAATAAACCGTTTGACCCGACCACCGGAACCCAATACGAAGTTGGTGTCCAATACGAACCGGTCGGAAGCAATGCTCGGTTCACCGCCGCTGTATTTGATCTGCGCCGGCAAAATATGTTGACCCCTGACCCATTGAACGAAGTGATTTCCGGCCCTAAATATAAGGTACAAACCGGAGAGGTCGCATCAAAAGGACTGGAACTGGAAGCACAGTTGACACCGGTGAAAGGGCTGAATGTGATCGCAGCCTATACTTATCTGGATAATAAAACAACGAAGAGTAATACAGTGGGAGAAATCGGCAAACGCACAGTCGGAGTTCCCAAACATGTTGCTTCGCTCTGGACCGACTACACGATACAGGAAGGCAAAATGAAAGGGCTTGGCTTTGGTGCCGGTCTGCGTTATATCGGCTCACGGTATAATAGTGCCAACGATTTCAAACATTCAGGCGTAGTCGTAACCGATGCGATGATTCGCTATGATTTAGACGAATGGCGGCTGGCACTCAACGTCCGCAACGTCTTTGATAAGTTTTATGATGTCGGCACCGGTTTTGCCGGTGAAGGTCGTACTGTACTGTTAACAGCTACGCATAAATGGTAA
- a CDS encoding TolC family protein, whose translation MKKESLRKVMAVTASYFLLNTSAGFCADLSLDQAIDMALTNNYDIKIAQKDGENAKVALDGAKGQKKPSISANSSFSFSDINNNGSSRGNSNRITMSMPLYTGGKNELKIEKAQEEITSAELGLARTEENTILSTITAYYDILEAKKVVDVDTETVNNYQEHLNNVQQLYDAGSSPKVDLLRSEVELVNAQQTLIKSQNTYDVAVSTLKNIIKLKGEEPVELIDDAGYQNFDSSLMDCISYAKDNRKDLMKYQIAIEQAEKDVKIAKSDKKPTVNLSVENSWQKQVLPSDDNHTLAAGVSASWNLFDSNVTESNIKQAQIAVEQAQLNFEKQADAIDLEVRENYLSMREAEKRFNSTQVAIHKAEEDYFIAKEKYRAGEGLMLDVIDAQLALTTAKTNYIQAQYDYATYKAKLENAMGMSKGE comes from the coding sequence ATGAAAAAAGAGTCTTTGCGCAAAGTTATGGCGGTAACGGCGAGTTATTTTTTACTGAATACGTCGGCTGGATTTTGTGCTGATTTATCTTTGGATCAGGCCATTGATATGGCACTTACCAATAATTATGATATTAAAATCGCGCAGAAGGATGGAGAAAATGCGAAAGTTGCTTTAGATGGAGCAAAAGGGCAGAAAAAACCTTCCATTTCAGCAAACAGCAGCTTTAGCTTTTCCGATATAAATAATAATGGGTCTTCTCGGGGGAATAGTAACAGAATAACGATGAGTATGCCACTCTATACTGGCGGCAAAAATGAGTTAAAAATAGAAAAGGCGCAAGAGGAAATTACTTCTGCTGAGCTGGGGCTTGCGAGAACAGAGGAAAATACAATTTTATCGACGATAACTGCCTATTATGATATTTTAGAAGCCAAAAAGGTCGTTGATGTAGATACAGAGACGGTAAATAATTATCAGGAACATTTAAATAATGTACAACAATTATATGATGCAGGCAGTTCCCCAAAGGTAGACTTACTTCGTTCGGAAGTGGAGCTTGTCAATGCGCAGCAAACCTTAATCAAGTCGCAAAATACGTATGATGTTGCTGTAAGCACCTTGAAAAATATTATAAAACTAAAAGGTGAAGAACCAGTCGAGTTAATTGACGATGCAGGGTATCAAAACTTTGATTCTTCGCTTATGGATTGTATTTCTTATGCAAAAGACAATCGTAAAGATTTAATGAAATATCAAATTGCAATAGAGCAGGCAGAAAAAGATGTCAAAATTGCGAAAAGTGATAAAAAGCCAACGGTAAATTTATCCGTTGAAAATAGCTGGCAAAAACAAGTGCTGCCAAGTGATGATAATCATACGTTAGCGGCCGGAGTTTCTGCGAGCTGGAATCTTTTTGACAGCAATGTGACAGAGTCAAATATAAAGCAGGCACAAATTGCTGTAGAGCAAGCACAGCTAAATTTTGAAAAACAAGCCGATGCGATTGATTTAGAAGTACGTGAAAATTATCTGAGTATGCGCGAAGCAGAGAAGAGATTTAATAGTACACAGGTTGCCATTCATAAGGCGGAAGAAGATTATTTTATTGCAAAGGAAAAATATAGAGCTGGAGAAGGACTTATGTTGGATGTGATTGATGCACAGTTGGCGTTAACTACGGCAAAAACAAATTATATTCAAGCACAATATGACTATGCAACATATAAAGCAAAACTAGAAAATGCAATGGGCATGAGTAAAGGAGAATAA
- a CDS encoding efflux RND transporter periplasmic adaptor subunit produces the protein MQEKKIKWIVVFVVIAACIGGGYYYYSAKQTVQPTVTQTAVVERGKITSTVSATGTIKPLNSVEISSKVTARLKEVMFKENDVVKAGQTVAVLDSTTLQTQLDQAKYKVTNTEAKYKRLQYLNSIGAKSDADLEDALLSYQTAVLTYAGVQSDVNDTIIVSPMDGVVIGEPKIAGTMITAGVTSPTVIMTVADMSTKQINAKVDETDIGKVKIGQKATFTVDAYSGRTFTATVSNISQTDVGSTWSSSTSTTTVIYYSVTLDIDDPENLLKPAMTARVNIHTAEKEGALMIPLSALKTNNDGQYVVLAHPDGTTENRSVTIGLYSDDKVEITDGLSEGDTLSISYTKSTSKSSSSSKDQGGPPPR, from the coding sequence ATGCAAGAAAAAAAAATCAAGTGGATTGTTGTTTTTGTTGTAATTGCGGCGTGCATTGGCGGTGGGTACTATTATTACAGCGCGAAGCAGACGGTTCAGCCAACAGTGACACAAACAGCAGTGGTTGAACGAGGAAAAATAACTTCTACTGTGTCTGCGACGGGAACGATTAAACCTTTAAATTCGGTAGAAATCAGTTCTAAAGTTACGGCGCGGTTAAAAGAAGTAATGTTTAAAGAAAATGACGTTGTAAAAGCTGGGCAGACAGTCGCTGTATTAGACAGCACCACGTTACAGACGCAGCTTGATCAGGCGAAATATAAAGTGACGAATACAGAAGCAAAATATAAAAGATTACAATATTTAAATTCTATTGGAGCAAAATCCGATGCGGATTTAGAAGATGCGTTGCTATCCTATCAAACTGCTGTATTAACGTATGCAGGTGTTCAATCGGATGTAAATGATACGATTATCGTTTCGCCGATGGATGGGGTTGTGATCGGTGAGCCTAAAATTGCAGGAACGATGATTACAGCAGGCGTAACGTCCCCAACTGTGATTATGACAGTTGCCGATATGTCAACGAAACAAATTAATGCAAAAGTCGATGAAACAGATATCGGCAAGGTGAAAATTGGTCAAAAAGCAACCTTTACAGTAGATGCTTATAGTGGCAGAACGTTTACTGCAACCGTATCGAATATATCACAAACAGATGTAGGCAGTACTTGGTCCAGCAGTACTTCTACGACGACGGTTATTTATTATAGTGTGACACTGGATATTGATGATCCGGAAAATTTATTAAAACCAGCCATGACGGCCAGAGTTAACATCCATACGGCTGAAAAAGAAGGCGCGCTCATGATTCCGCTTTCTGCATTAAAGACGAATAATGACGGACAGTATGTTGTGCTGGCACATCCAGATGGAACTACAGAGAACAGAAGCGTAACGATTGGGTTATACAGTGATGATAAAGTGGAGATAACGGATGGACTTAGTGAAGGCGATACATTGTCTATTTCGTATACAAAATCAACTTCAAAAAGCAGCAGCTCGTCAAAGGATCAAGGCGGGCCACCGCCAAGATAG
- a CDS encoding ABC transporter permease, protein MFRESVRIAFSALISNKMRSILTMLGIIIGVGAVIAMVSIGMGVRQEIQTSISSLGSNMLIISPGSASAKGGPRSAAGSDITLKFGDAEAIDKEIKNIDYVSPTVSSSYQIVAGNQNWKTSVQGVTPEYMAIRSLSVGSGNFITTQDINSRNRVAVIGSTVAENLFGEVNPTGKNIRINNTPYQVVGVLDSKGQSSMGQDQDDVVIVPLTTAQERLIGITYVQSINIQVSNAEVMDQVQDEITTLLRQRHKIVGEKEDDFTVRNLTSLMETMTETTTMITLLLGSIAAISLLVGGIGIMNIMMVSVTERTREIGIRKALGATYQNIMLQFLIESIVIGVVGGLIGIVLGCASSLAISKVAGFTTVITMMPILVSFGFSVGIGLFFGIYPARKAALLDPIEALRYE, encoded by the coding sequence ATGTTTAGGGAAAGTGTAAGGATCGCTTTTTCTGCGCTGATCTCCAACAAAATGCGGTCTATTTTAACGATGTTAGGGATTATTATCGGCGTTGGTGCTGTCATTGCAATGGTTTCAATCGGGATGGGGGTACGGCAGGAAATCCAAACTTCTATTTCCAGTCTTGGCAGCAATATGTTGATTATTTCACCGGGATCGGCTTCGGCTAAAGGTGGTCCGCGGTCTGCGGCCGGCAGTGACATTACGTTAAAATTTGGGGATGCTGAAGCGATCGATAAAGAAATCAAAAATATTGATTATGTATCACCAACTGTGAGCAGTTCCTATCAGATCGTAGCAGGAAACCAAAACTGGAAGACAAGTGTACAAGGCGTAACGCCTGAATATATGGCAATTCGCAGTTTGAGTGTTGGCAGCGGCAATTTTATCACAACGCAGGATATTAATTCGCGGAACCGTGTGGCGGTGATCGGTTCTACGGTAGCGGAAAACTTATTTGGAGAGGTAAATCCAACCGGGAAAAATATCCGGATCAACAATACACCGTACCAAGTAGTTGGAGTTCTTGATAGCAAAGGGCAGTCTTCTATGGGGCAAGACCAGGATGACGTGGTCATTGTTCCGCTTACAACAGCGCAGGAGAGATTAATTGGTATTACTTACGTACAGTCTATTAACATCCAGGTATCGAATGCAGAGGTTATGGATCAAGTACAAGATGAAATCACCACTTTATTGCGCCAACGACATAAGATTGTTGGTGAAAAAGAAGATGATTTCACGGTACGTAATTTAACCAGTCTTATGGAAACAATGACAGAGACGACAACGATGATTACCTTGTTGCTTGGGAGTATAGCAGCAATTTCCCTGCTGGTCGGCGGTATTGGTATCATGAATATCATGATGGTGTCAGTTACGGAAAGAACGCGGGAAATTGGGATTCGTAAAGCGCTTGGTGCAACGTATCAGAATATTATGCTGCAATTTTTGATTGAATCGATTGTAATTGGTGTGGTCGGCGGTCTGATTGGAATCGTTCTTGGATGTGCTTCCTCGCTGGCAATCTCTAAAGTTGCCGGATTTACGACTGTAATTACGATGATGCCGATCCTTGTGTCTTTTGGTTTTTCAGTGGGAATCGGACTTTTCTTTGGGATTTATCCTGCGAGAAAAGCAGCACTTTTAGACCCAATAGAAGCTTTACGATATGAGTAA
- a CDS encoding ABC transporter ATP-binding protein — protein MTIRLSDVKKIYNVGDSTVAALAGIDLHIKKGQFAAIMGPSGSGKSTLMNILGCLDRPTTGSYILDGEEVAQLSDDKLAITRNKKIGFVFQNFNLLSRISALENVALPLIYAGVNKKERTERAAALLESVGLGERKDHLPNELSGGQRQRVAIARALVNDPRILMADEPTGNLDTKSSIEIMGLFGQLHKEGKTIILVTHEPDIAEYAQRQLMVRDGKLVRDEISQPEEGVAHV, from the coding sequence ATGACAATTCGTCTTTCTGATGTAAAGAAAATTTATAATGTCGGAGACTCAACTGTGGCGGCGCTTGCGGGGATTGATTTGCATATAAAAAAAGGACAGTTTGCAGCCATCATGGGACCGTCTGGTTCGGGTAAATCAACGTTGATGAATATTTTAGGCTGTTTAGACCGACCGACAACGGGGTCTTACATTCTCGATGGCGAGGAAGTTGCACAGCTCAGTGATGATAAGCTGGCGATTACACGCAACAAAAAAATTGGTTTTGTGTTTCAGAACTTTAACTTATTGTCGAGAATCAGTGCTTTAGAAAACGTAGCTTTACCGCTCATTTATGCAGGTGTAAATAAGAAAGAGCGTACTGAACGGGCGGCAGCGCTGCTTGAGTCAGTCGGACTGGGAGAGAGAAAAGATCATTTGCCAAATGAATTATCTGGCGGACAGCGGCAAAGGGTAGCGATTGCTCGTGCGCTTGTCAATGATCCAAGAATTTTGATGGCCGACGAACCAACCGGGAATCTTGATACGAAATCGAGTATCGAAATTATGGGGTTATTTGGTCAGTTGCATAAAGAGGGAAAAACGATTATTCTTGTAACGCATGAACCGGATATTGCAGAGTATGCGCAACGCCAGTTGATGGTACGGGATGGCAAGTTGGTACGGGATGAAATCAGCCAGCCGGAGGAGGGCGTTGCTCATGTTTAG
- a CDS encoding [Fe-Fe] hydrogenase large subunit C-terminal domain-containing protein: protein MQTFKDLQKRILETSALGHANDFSVKNLFEDFDKSELNCLFTPERHPVFWNFDACVTKANQTGLKISKDVHSCMQSLHRKKNLAYALIAPAFIGQFSDQVTPGMLRSAFKQMGFDGMVEVAVFADILTLKEALEFDQNIISEKDYQLTSCCCPMWIAMIRKIYSELMPHVPATVSPMIAAGRTVKILHPDALTVFIGPCIAKKAEAREPDLQGAIDHVLTFQETQELFDLLKVDLTLFNANEKENSSKAGRIYARVGGVSEAVSNTVERLNPNREIAIKTRQADGVINCKAMINELMSGQITANFFEGMGCIGGCVGGPKSILDKAIAKDHINTYGEKALYPTPIDNPYVIELLHRLGFDTPESLIEDNKFFTRKF, encoded by the coding sequence ATGCAGACATTTAAAGATTTACAAAAAAGAATACTGGAAACATCGGCGTTAGGCCACGCAAACGATTTTTCCGTAAAAAATCTATTCGAAGATTTTGATAAAAGTGAATTAAATTGTCTTTTCACGCCTGAACGTCATCCGGTATTCTGGAATTTCGATGCCTGCGTAACCAAGGCAAACCAAACTGGTTTAAAAATCTCCAAAGATGTCCATTCGTGTATGCAATCACTACACCGCAAAAAAAATCTTGCATATGCACTCATTGCCCCAGCGTTTATTGGGCAATTTAGCGATCAAGTCACCCCCGGAATGCTACGCAGTGCTTTTAAACAAATGGGTTTTGATGGTATGGTCGAGGTTGCTGTTTTCGCCGACATTCTAACCTTGAAAGAAGCACTGGAGTTTGATCAAAATATTATTTCCGAAAAAGATTATCAATTAACCAGCTGCTGTTGCCCAATGTGGATTGCCATGATCCGCAAAATATACAGCGAGCTGATGCCGCACGTGCCTGCGACTGTATCACCGATGATCGCCGCAGGACGTACGGTGAAAATTCTTCACCCCGATGCCCTAACCGTCTTCATCGGCCCTTGCATCGCAAAAAAAGCAGAAGCAAGAGAGCCTGATCTCCAAGGCGCCATTGACCATGTGCTGACATTTCAGGAAACCCAAGAATTATTTGATCTGTTGAAAGTAGATTTAACACTTTTCAACGCCAACGAGAAAGAAAACTCTTCTAAAGCCGGGCGAATTTACGCACGGGTCGGTGGTGTCAGCGAAGCGGTAAGCAATACGGTTGAGCGCCTCAATCCCAACCGAGAAATTGCCATCAAAACACGTCAAGCAGACGGTGTAATCAACTGCAAAGCCATGATCAACGAACTCATGTCCGGTCAGATAACAGCCAACTTCTTTGAAGGCATGGGCTGCATAGGCGGCTGTGTCGGTGGTCCCAAATCGATTCTTGACAAAGCGATCGCCAAAGATCATATCAACACCTACGGCGAAAAAGCCCTTTATCCAACACCAATCGATAACCCTTACGTCATTGAACTGCTGCACCGCCTAGGTTTTGACACCCCTGAAAGTCTGATTGAAGATAATAAATTTTTCACCCGAAAATTTTAA
- the recQ gene encoding DNA helicase RecQ, with protein MLQQALQLLKRFYGYNEFRPGQEKIILSLLEGKDTVAIMPTGAGKSICFQIPALLLPGVTLVISPLISLMKDQVDALNMQGIPATYINSSLTSAELSRRLYDIGSNHYKLIYIAPERLSTEAFQSILNKLTVSMVAVDEAHCLSQWGHDFRPSYQAIFPFINTLPTKPLISAFTATATLEVKEDIHTLLGLHRPEIYVTGFDRPNLYFSILRGENKQKFILNYIKNHADQSGIIYAATRKDVDGLYELLLNKGYQAGHYHAGLRDDERIHQQEQFLYDKIQVMVATNAFGMGIDKSNVRFVIHYNMPKNMEAYYQEAGRSGRDGEPGECILLFSSQDIMLQKFLIDKSVENPDRKQHELGKLQAMVDYCHTPNCLRQYILQYFGETSAKNECDHCSNCKNDSELIDITIDAQKVFSCVYRLRERFGVTMIADVLKGSKNKKVLQFKFDQLPTYGLFSNRSVDEIKSLIQRLTATQYLALTESEYPVVKLTETAFAVLKNEASVWQKVVKTHKAQADDTVFTALRKLRRTIAEEENIPPYLVFADSTLREMSAQLPRTMDDLQQIKGIGEVKQKKYGAQFLNLLKEFAPSAPPETKEKKVQPEKKSDKQPTHLITLQMFADGLSLEEIGQTRDLKPVTLQNHLVKAAEEGHPVDWDRLIPAGQESRIIAVIDELGTDKLRPIKDALPEEIGYDTIKAVIAKHFS; from the coding sequence ATGTTACAACAAGCACTTCAATTATTAAAACGTTTTTATGGATATAATGAATTTCGACCCGGGCAGGAAAAAATCATTCTAAGCTTGCTCGAAGGCAAAGATACTGTTGCGATTATGCCAACCGGAGCCGGAAAATCCATTTGCTTTCAAATCCCTGCACTGCTGCTTCCTGGCGTAACCCTTGTCATATCACCGTTGATTTCTTTAATGAAGGATCAGGTAGATGCGCTAAACATGCAAGGTATTCCTGCTACCTATATCAACAGTTCCCTCACATCAGCAGAACTCAGCCGCCGCCTTTATGACATCGGCAGCAATCATTATAAACTTATCTATATTGCCCCAGAACGTCTATCGACAGAGGCTTTTCAATCCATTCTAAATAAACTCACCGTGAGTATGGTAGCCGTAGATGAAGCGCACTGTCTCTCACAATGGGGACATGATTTTAGGCCAAGCTATCAAGCCATCTTCCCATTTATTAATACCTTGCCGACCAAACCTCTGATCAGCGCTTTTACTGCCACGGCAACGCTCGAAGTAAAAGAAGATATTCATACATTGCTCGGCCTGCATCGACCAGAAATTTACGTTACTGGTTTTGATCGTCCAAATTTATATTTTAGCATTCTTCGAGGTGAAAACAAACAAAAATTTATTTTGAACTATATCAAAAATCATGCAGACCAATCCGGCATCATTTATGCGGCCACACGTAAAGATGTGGATGGTCTATATGAACTGCTCCTCAATAAAGGTTATCAAGCTGGGCATTATCATGCTGGCCTTCGCGATGACGAACGCATCCACCAGCAAGAACAATTTCTGTATGACAAAATTCAAGTTATGGTTGCCACCAATGCATTTGGTATGGGTATTGATAAATCCAATGTCCGCTTTGTCATCCATTACAACATGCCAAAAAATATGGAAGCTTATTATCAAGAAGCCGGACGCAGCGGGCGTGACGGTGAACCAGGTGAATGTATCTTACTATTCAGCTCCCAAGACATCATGCTGCAGAAATTTCTCATTGATAAATCCGTAGAAAATCCTGATCGTAAACAGCATGAACTGGGCAAATTGCAAGCTATGGTTGACTATTGTCATACACCAAACTGCCTTCGCCAATACATTCTGCAGTATTTTGGTGAAACGAGCGCCAAAAATGAATGCGACCACTGCAGCAACTGTAAAAACGACAGTGAACTGATCGACATCACCATTGATGCACAGAAAGTATTTTCTTGCGTATATCGCCTGCGTGAACGGTTCGGCGTGACAATGATTGCCGATGTGCTGAAAGGCTCTAAAAATAAGAAAGTCCTGCAATTCAAATTTGATCAACTTCCTACCTATGGTTTGTTCTCAAATCGCAGTGTAGATGAAATTAAATCTTTAATTCAGCGTCTTACTGCAACACAATATCTGGCACTTACCGAAAGTGAATACCCTGTAGTAAAATTAACGGAAACAGCCTTTGCCGTCTTAAAAAATGAAGCAAGCGTTTGGCAAAAAGTTGTTAAAACACATAAAGCACAAGCGGATGACACGGTTTTTACTGCGTTGCGTAAACTTCGCAGAACAATTGCCGAAGAAGAGAATATTCCACCGTATCTCGTATTTGCCGATAGTACCTTGCGGGAAATGTCTGCGCAATTGCCAAGAACAATGGATGACCTACAGCAAATCAAAGGTATCGGAGAAGTAAAACAAAAAAAATATGGCGCGCAGTTTTTAAATTTACTCAAAGAATTTGCACCTAGCGCACCACCGGAAACCAAAGAAAAAAAAGTACAACCTGAAAAAAAATCCGACAAACAGCCTACCCATCTAATCACCTTGCAAATGTTTGCTGATGGCCTATCCCTAGAAGAAATTGGCCAAACACGTGACTTAAAACCTGTAACCTTGCAGAACCACCTTGTAAAAGCTGCCGAAGAAGGTCATCCCGTAGATTGGGATCGCTTAATCCCCGCGGGTCAAGAATCACGCATAATCGCCGTGATCGATGAGCTCGGCACTGATAAACTTCGTCCAATTAAAGATGCCTTACCAGAAGAAATCGGTTATGACACCATTAAAGCAGTTATTGCAAAGCATTTTTCTTAA